Genomic segment of Candidatus Bathyanammoxibius amoris:
ACCCGGTCATACATATGTAGAAGAAAGCAGCTTTCGTACCATTTTAAAGGGGGGCCGGGCTAAAACGCTGAAAGCCTACATATCGTATTGATATTATAAGACTTAAGGGGAATGAGACGGGGATTCATGTGTCGGATGCGGGGCAAAAAACACGCAGGAAAGTGTTACTTTTATGTGGCAGAAGAAAGCAAAAAACAGGCAGTCCCACACGGAAGTTTAATTATACTAAATCGGCCTCTTGCGGCTGCTGTGAGCCAGCCCCGGTCTCCGAGAGGCTGGTGCAGTGTGTACCGTCCGGCCAGCGGACCTGGATGGCCCTCTTGTCGCCGCAGACCATCTCGCACATCCTGCAGGACACACAGTCCTTCGGACGGGCGTTATTCGATATCCTGTAATGGCTGCCGGCCAGCGTGTCCTCAACCATCTCGAGGCAGTTAAAGGGACAGACATACACACAGTTCTCGCATCCGCTACATCTTTCAGGTTCCACCACCGCAACCGGTCTGCCGTTCTTTAACTTGAAGGTCTGCTGGTTGCTCTCATCATAGATGCAATCCACGGGACAATAACTGCCGCACACGCCACAGTCAATGCAGACAATCGGGTCTACGACGTGCAACCCCTTCTTCTCTCCGGTGATCGCATCAACAGGACATTTCTTGGCACATACCGTACAGCCTATGCAACTCTCGTTAATGTTATATGCCACTTTCTTCGCTCCCTTCTATCTCTTCAACAACTACTTATGCCACCGGAAACAAATCACAGGGGCTTCTGCCAGGCCCCTCATCGCTTCGGCTTTATTTTGTAAGACCCTCTGTCTATAGGTAAAGCGCAATTTGCATACCACAA
This window contains:
- a CDS encoding 4Fe-4S binding protein, with the protein product MAYNINESCIGCTVCAKKCPVDAITGEKKGLHVVDPIVCIDCGVCGSYCPVDCIYDESNQQTFKLKNGRPVAVVEPERCSGCENCVYVCPFNCLEMVEDTLAGSHYRISNNARPKDCVSCRMCEMVCGDKRAIQVRWPDGTHCTSLSETGAGSQQPQEADLV